CTTTGAAAGTATGGGTTTCTCAACAGAAAAACCAGCGGGAAGCCGTTATGCAAACGGACAATACGCTCAATGAAAAAGTATACTATGATGTGGCCGAAGATGAAGAAATCTATGAATACAAGCGAAGTAAAGCCAAGGATATACTCAAACTTCAGTCAGATTCTTTTTACAGGAAGCAGAAAGATGTTTTGGGTTAAAAATTAATCTAATAAAAGACAAATAAACTTATCTTTGGGCCTTTAATTTTACACATGGCGATTCTTAGTACAGAAAGATTAGTTATCGAAAAAGTTACCCTCGAAGATGCTCCTTCTTTGATCAAATTGATGAATGATAAAGACTGGATACAGAATATCGGAGACAGGAATATCAAAACGCTCGAAGCCGCTCACGAACATATAAAAGAACGTTTTTTCAAAAGTTATGAAGAATCCGATTTCGGGTTTTATGCGGTAAGGCTTAAAAATGATAAAACTTTTATCGGTGTAGCGGGACTCATTCACAGAGAAGGACTTGATCATGTTGATATCGGATATGGTTTCTTACCTGAATACAGAGGCATGGGCTATGCTTTTGAAGCGGCAAAATCCATTTTTGAATACGGCTTGAATGATCTTAAAATCGAAAAAATTCTGGCAATTGTGAACCCAACTAATAAGGCCTCTATTCACCTTCTCGAAAAATTAGGACTACATTATGAAAAAATGATACGATTGCCTGATGAGGATAAAGATATCATGTTGTTTTCATGAGTCACAAACTCACAACCTTGTTTGAAAATTTTATGAATTATTAATTAAACCCTCCCTCCTTAAAAAGGTCAAATAAGATAAATTCAATCTCAATTATCCAAGTATCATGAAAAAGTTTACAAATAGAAACATTCACAGAGACTTCGCTTATTTCTATGTTGGTTTACTCATTGCCTTCTCATTTTCCGGAATCATTTTGAATCACAGGCAGGACTGGTATCCTATGGATTATACTTACGAATCCGTTGAAGTAAATATTCCCTTGCCTGATCCTGTTTCGAGCCTTGATGAGACCTATTTGAAAAAAGCCGTGCTGGAATGGGATAAAGAAGTTGAGTTTGATAGTTTTAGAATCAGAGGCGATGATCTGAGAATCTACTTTAAGGACAATGTAGTAGCGGATATTGATGCCAGTAGCGGAAAAGGAATTCTCGAATATAAAAAACGCACACCCTTTCTGGGCCATACCATGTATCTGCATAAAACCACAAACAAATTCTGGATCTGGTACTCGGATATTTTTGGGGCGGCCATGATCTTGATCGCGGTAACAGGTATCTTAATTCCATCAGGAAAAAACGGTTTTAAAAGAAGAGGATGGAAACTGGCACTGGCCGGTCTAATTTTCCCGCTTGTCTTTTTGTTCCTCCTTTCTTAATATGTAAGCTTCCATTAGTACTTTATTACGCTAAGAACATATTATTTTATCTAATTTTAAGGTAATATAGGATTAGTTTGAACTTATATTTATTTTAGTTCAAAAAAATGAATGGGTCCTACACCTTTTATTACGGATGATTTTATTGAGTCTCATACTGACTTTGGACAATTGATCAATACCCTGAGATCGGGCTTTGCAGAACAGGGAGTTGAAACCCCTATGAGACATCATCATGACTATCCTAACCCAAAGGAGAATATTGATTCCACCCTGCTCCTTATGCCATCCTGGGAAGCAGGGAAAGATTTAGGTGTGAAAATAGTATCTGTAAATCCAAATAATGGCAAATATGATCTACCCTCAATACAAGGCACCTATCTCTACCTTAACGCGCATACCGGTACTTTAAATGCAATTTTTGATGCCAAGGCACTGACTGCAAAAAGAACGGCGGCAGCCTCAGCTCTTGCAGCCTCCTATCTCGCCCACCCAGAAGCCTCAACTCTATTGATTCTGGGAACAGGAGTATTATCTGCCAATCTGATAAGAGCCCATGCTACGGCCAGGCCTGTAAATAAAGTATATGTCTGGGGAAGAAATTATGACAAAGCAGTACAAATTGCCGGATTATTTGATCAGGACGATGTCGAAGTCATCCCCATTAAAGACTATGATTCCCTTATCCGTGAATGCGATATTATTTCAACGGCCACCCTGTCAAAAGATCCATTAGTTGACGGAAACAAACTTCGAAAAGGTCAGCATCTTGATTTAGTAGGCGCCTATAAAAAAGGTATGAGAGAGGCCGATGATGCATGCGTATTGAGATCAAGTGTTTTTTTAGACACGTATCAAGGAGGATTAAAAGAATCCGGTGACATCGTGATACCACTTCAAAATGGAATTCTAAAACAAGAAGATATCCAGGCCGATTTATTTGAATTATGCAGCGGTCAACATCCAGGGCGAAAAAATTCAGATGAGATCACTTTTTTCAAATCGGTTGGACACGCTTCAGAAGATTTATTTGGAGCCCGATATTACTTTGAACAGTATAAAAAAAGATAGATGAAAGCGAAGAAAACTTTCGACAGAATTCAGCAAAAAAAAAGCTATGAGCCCCGAAGTGAATGGCTTCAGATCAAAACCATTGACATGCACACAGGAGGTGAACCTCTTAGGGTGATCACTGAAGGTTTTCCCGAACTCAAAGGGAATTCAGTGCTTGAATACAGACGTTATTGCAAAGAAAACCTCGATCATTTGAGAACAGCGCTGATGTTTGAACCCAGAGGCCATGCCGATATGTATGGTTGTATTTTAACACCCCCTAACGATGAGGAAGGAGATTTTGGGGTTATTTTTCTACACAATGAGGGCTACTCCACGATGTGTGGACATGCTATCATTGCCTTGACTACACTTTGTGTTGAAATGAACTGGATCCAGGTAAAGGAGGGAGAGAATGAAGTGAAAATTGACGCCCCCTGCGGACGCATCAATTCTTATGCAAAGGTTAAAAGCGGAAAAGTAGAGGGTATAAGATTTCATTGTGTACCTAGTTTTGTTGCAGGACTGGACCAAACTGTTGAGGTCAATGGCATAGGAATCGTAACTTATGACCTTGCTTATGGAGGTGCATTTTACGCTTATGTCGATATGGCAAAAAACAATTTTGATTTCGACCTGTCAAAAGCATCGTATCAAAAATTGATCAAAACCGGAATGGACATAAAAAAAGCTGTGATAAAAAAAGATGATTCGGTAGCGCATCCCTTTGAACAAGACCTGAGTTTCCTCTATGGAACCATTTTTACAGGAGAGTCAAATCATAAACATATTGACAGCAGGAATGTGTGTATTTTTGCTGATGGAGAAGTAGATCGCTGCCCAACCGGATCAGGGGTATCAGGAAGAATGGCTATCCATTATCTAAGAAATGAAATAAAGATCGGAGAAAGAATGAGTATCGAGAGTATAACCGATTCTGTTTTTAAAGGATCCGTAGTTGAAGAAATCGATTTTGGCCCGTTTAAAGCTGTAGTACCCCAGGTTGAAGGGACCGCCTATATAACAGGAATGCATACCTTTGTTATTGACCCTGATGATGCGATGAAATACGGATTCATACTTCGTTAACACATGAACAATACAACGTATACTGACTTGCTGATAAGTACTAGAGAGGCACAAAAAGTGCTTTTGGAACTCTATGGAATTCAGGGAAAGGCCCAAAGGCTTCCCGGGGAATACGATATGAATTTTAAAATTACCCTGAAGGAAGGTGCCCGTTATATTCTTAAGATATCAAGACCTGATACGGATTTGGATTCACTCCATTTTCAACAAGAACTGTTGGATCATCTTAAGCACTCTGCAGCCGATTTAAAGGCTCCGGAAACATTTGCAGATCTGTCCGGAAATTCCATTGCTTTTTATACGGATCAAAACAAAAAACAAAGAGCCGTAAGGTTGTTGAGCTGGATACCCGGCCGGATTTATAACGAAGTTCATCCCAAAAATTCGAGCTTAAGACAAAGTCTTGGATTGTGTTGTGGAAGGCTAAGCGCAGCACTTGAAAATTTTGAGCACCCCTGTGCACACAGGACATTTGAATGGGACCTGTCTAATTCACTCTGGACAGCAGATCATATTGAAATTTTTGAGCCACAGGAGCGAACCATCATCGAATACTTTCAAAAGAGGTTTAAATCATTTCAAGAAGAATATCAAAAACTTCCGAGATCAGTTATTCATAACGATGCAAACGATTTCAATATCCTGGTCAATGAAGATTTGAAAGAACCTCAAGTCAGAGCCGTTATCGATTATGGGGACTCCATTTATTCTCAAACGATCAATGACCTTGCAGTGTGCTGTGCGTATGGAATAATGAATCTTAATGATCCGCTTTCAGGGGCCATTGACATTGTGAAGGGATATCATGATGGAAGGGTAATTCAGCAGAAAGAATTATCATTTGTGTATGATTGTATTGCGATGCGGCTGATAATCACACTTACAAAGTCGGCCTTGAACAGAATAAAGGAACCCGATAATGTATACCTTCAGATAAGTGCCAAACCGGCCTGGGAGCTTTTACGTTCCTGGAAAGAAATCAGCCCTGAATTTGCCCATTACAGTTTTCGACAAGCCTGTGGATATACTGGGCATCCAAATGAAAACAAGTTTAAAAAGTGGTCATCAGGCAAGAAATTTGAACTTCAAAATCTATTCCCTTCTGTTCCTGTAAAAAACTGTTATAATCTTGATTTAAGTGTCTCGAGCAAATGGTTGGGTCATCTTAGCGACTTTGCTGATTTTGAATATTTTGAATACAAGATAAACAGGCTTCAAAAGAAACATCCGAAAAAAATAATTGCTGGCGGCTATCTTGAACCGAGACTTGTGTATAACACCGAGGCCTATCAAAAAAAAGGGAATGAACGCAATGAAAACAGAACGATCCATCTTGGAATCGATTTTTGGCTTAGTCCCGGGACACCGGTTCACACGCTTCTTGACGGGGAGGTGATTGTCGCTGCAAATGATGAAGGAGACAAGGAATACGGAGGGCTGGTCATCTTAAAACACAGGGCTGAAGATTTTGAATTTTATAGCCTTTATGGCCATCTTTCGGTGAAAAGTGCCACTTCTTTAAAACCCGGAGAGCTTCTAAGGTCCGGGGATCGGGTAGGTATTCTTGGAAACTACCCTGAAAACGGGAACTGGCCTCCGCATTTGCATTTCGAAATCATGCTGTCCATGCTCGATTTTGAATTTGATTTTCCCGGGGTGGCATATCAGAGTGAAATCAAAACCTGGAAAAGTATTTGCCCTGATCCAAATCTTTTATTCCAAATCGAATCCCTTAATCCGTACCAGAGCGAAAAGAATCAGGACCTTATAAAATTCAGGCAGGAATTTCTGGGAAAAGGAATGAGCCTGTCCTATGAGGAACCACTTCACATTGTCAGAGGAATGGGTCCTTACCTCATCGATCAGCAAGGTGTCATGTATCTTGACACGGTAAACAATGTGGCCCATGCCGGACATGAGCATCCCGCCGTAGTAAAAGCCGGCCAGGAACAGATGGCGCTGTTGAATACCAATACACGGTATTTACACAAGAATATCATCAGAGCAACCGAAACTCTTTTATCCACTTTCCCTCCGGAGCTGTGTGTTGTACATTTTGTAAATTCAGGAAGCGAAGCCAATGAACTGGCTATAAGGATGGCCAAAACCGTTACGGGAAAACAAGATATTATAGCCTCCGAAATGGGCTATCATGGAAATACAAATACGTGTATCGAAATCAGCTCGTACAAGTTTGATGGAAAAGGAGGTGCAGGTTGCCCGGAGCATACCCATATTTTTCCAATCCCCGATAAGTTCAGGGGGAAATACAGGGGGAAGAATGCAGGAGAGAAATATGCCCGGGAGGTAAACAGTATCATTGAGAAATTAAGAGCTGAAGAAAAATCTCCGGCAGCGCTTATTGTTGAACCCATAATTAGTTGCGGAGGACAGGTTGAATTACCAAAGAACTTTTTAAAACATAGCTATAGATCAGTTAGAAAAGCAGGAGGTTTATGTATTTCTGATGAAGTTCAGGTGGGTTGCGGACGTGTTGGGTCGTCCTTTTGGGGATTTGAATTGTATGATGTAGTTCCGGATATCGTAACCATTGGCAAACCGCTTGGTAACGGACATCCTGTAGCAGCTGTAGTTTGTACCAGAGACGTTGCCGATAAGTTTGCCAATGGTATGGAGTATTTCAATACCTTTGGCGGGAATCCGGTTTCCTGCGCCATTGCAAATGCGGTACTTAAGGTGGTTAAAAATGAGAATCTTCAAAAAAATGCATTGCAAACCGGCGACTATCTCAAAGAAGAATTAACAAGACTAAGCCAATCTTATCCCATTTTAAAAGATATTAGGGGGCAAGGCCTGTTTTTAGGAATTGAGCTAACCGATGAAAACCTTAATCCATTAGCGGATAAGACAAAATACCTGGCCAATAGAATGAAGGACAAAGGTATCTTAATGAGCGTTGACGGACCGGATCACAATGTTCTCAAGATAAAACCACCCATGGTATTTTCCCCGGAAAACGCGAAAAGCCTTATAGATGCATTATCCTTAGTCCTCGGAGAAGATTTTATAAAACTCTAAAATAATTATTTATGAAAAATATAGTACTCTTATTGACTGTAGCTCTGCTTAGTTCCTTTAACGGAATTGATACTGAAGATGATAAAGATGCAATCAGAAAAGTAATGGCTGATCAACTGGAGGCCTGGAACAATTATGACCTCGAAGGTTTTATGCAGGGTTATTGGAAATCAGAGGAATTGAAATTTTACGGAAGTAACGGGGTAACTTATGGCTGGAAAAACACTCTGGCCAGGTACAAAAAAGCCTATCCTTCTAAAGACTATTCCGGAACTTTAAAGTTTGTCATTAATGACATATCAAAGATTTCCAAGGACGCCTACTATGTGATGGGGGAATACCATCTGGAACGATCTGTGGGAAATGCTGATGGAATCTTTATGATAATCTTTAAAAAAATCAAAGGAGAATGGAAGATCATTTCAGATACCTCCTGCTAAACTATCAGCTATCGTAAACCTTGGTAAAAAAACTTTAGCTTTTAGCCATTAATTTTTCAATTTCTTCAATTTCAATTGGCATTTCCTGGGTGAGATTGATATTTCCATCGATGGTGATGAGGTAATCATTTTCCAACCGACAACCAATTCCTTCTTCAGCAATGTAAATGCCAGGTTCGCAGGTCAGGACCATTCCTCTTTCAAAAGGTCTTGAATATAATCCTACATCATGAACATCAAGGCCAATGTGATGAGCTGTTCCATGCATAAAATACTTCTTATACAAGGGATGATCAGGATCCTGCTTATCAACATCTTCCTTAGAAATCAAACCAAGACCGATCAGTTCGGCTTCGACCAATTTAGCCATTTGCTCTTCATAATCTTTAGGTACAATCCCCGGCTTTAACAATTCAGAACCAGTTTTAAGACACCTTAATACTGCGGAATAAACTTCCTTCTGTCGCTTAGAAAATTTTCCATTTACAGGGAAGCAACGTGTCGTATCAGAATTATAATTACCATAACAAACACCAAAATCCATTAAAATCATGTCCCCCTCTTTACAGACATCATCATTGTCGTTGTAATGTAAAGCACAGGCATTTGAACCTGAGGCAACAATGGGTTTAAAGGCATGACGCTGGGCTCCCTCTTTAATGAGATTATAACTTAATTCAGCCTCCAAAGCGTATTCTTTAATTCCGGGCTCTACCTTTTTCAATACCCTCTCAAACCCCTGAATACTAATTTTTGCCGCCTTCTTTATCATTTCCACCTCCTCCTTCGTCTTGATCTGCCTTAAGGACCTGGTAATTTTTGCAGCCCGAAAATAATCATGAAGAGGATACTTTTTTCTGCACCAGTTGATCAACCTGTCCTGTCGGGTTTCCATATCCTTGGTCACCCTTTTGATATGTTCGTTGTGGCCAAGATAGAATCCATCTGCCTCAAAGGCCATTAATTGAAGTATTTTTTCAAAATCATCAACCCATTCGACCCTGGAAATTCCTGATAATGCGCTAGCCTGTTCAGCCGTCAGCTTATCTCCTTCCCAGATCTTAATTTGTTCATTGGTTTCCTTTATGAATAAAATCTCTCTGTTTTCAGCCTTGTAGGCATCCGGATAGAGCAACAGGATCGTTTCCTCCTGATCAATACCCGACAAATAAAGGAGATCATTGTTTTGTGCAAAACCCATACTGTCATCCGCATTGGTAACCTGAATGTCATTTGAAGCGAGAAGGGCAATAGAGTTGGGAAGCATCTCTTTTGAAAATTCTTTCCTGTTCTTTTTATATACTGTCGAAGGTATGCTTTGATATCTCATTCTTAAGTTAAAATTTTCTGGATGGATTATAGGGTTCAAGATCTATCGAGGATTTTCTATTCGATATAATTTCTGAAATTAATTTACCTGTTCCCGTTGCCATGGTCCAGCCCATCATGGCATGCCCTGTGGCTAAAACCAGATTGGGGCAATCATTGGTACGCCCTATAAAGGGAAGACCATCCGGAGAGAGCGGCCTTAAGCCCGAAGAAGCCTTTTGAAGTGATTTTTGATCAATGGCCAAACCTTTGTAATAATCGGCGGCAGCATCTGCAATTGCTTTCACTCGTACCTGGTTCACATCATCATTGATCCGGGCGATCTCCATGGTCCCGGCAAATCTCGTAAACCCATTCATTGGCGTAACGGCAACCTTCGATTCCACAAGAATGGCCGGAAGACTGATTCCTGTTTCTTCGTTCACGTCAATCCTGTATCCCTTTCCGGCCTGCAATAAGATTTTGACCCCAGCTTTTTCAGCAATCTTTGCGGTCCATGAACCTGCTGCTAGTATAAATTCTTCAGCTTCATATCTCGATCGAGTTGTTATTGCTGCTGAGATTCTGTTGTTTTTTAGTTCCAGGTCCTGAACCTCCTCATTGTGATGAATCCTTACCCCTTTTGACATCAGATAGTCTTTTAGATTCGTCATAAATTCTGTAGGGGTAGAGTGTGCATCACACTGGAAATAAGTGGCTCCAATCACATCGAGGTCTACATGGGGTTCAAGATTTTTCAGTTCTTCCAGATTGAGAACCTGAGCTGCAAGATTGACATCATTAGCCATCTTAACAATTTTAGATTCTTCTTCGAGCATTTTTTCTGTCTTGCACAACATGAGTAGCCCTTTATTCTCAAAATGAAAATCGAATTCAGGATCCTTTCTGATTGATTCATACAATTCATGACTAAAAACAGAGATATCCCTGATGGCCGGGATCGCTTTTTTAACATGTGAATCTGTACAACTTTTATTAAAGGCCCAGGCCCATCGTAAAAAATCAGTATCCAATCGAGGTTTTACGTAGAACGGGCTGGCAGGATCAAACATCCACTGAATTCCTTTTTTTACAACCCCAGGTGCCGATAAAGGAATTATATGGCTGGGTGAAATATATCCGGCATTGACATATGAGGCCCCGGAATCCATGTCGGACTGATCCAAGACGGTTACTTCATGCCCTTCTTTGTGGAGAAAATAAGCCGTACACAAACCTATAACTCCTCCTCCAATTACCACACATTTTTTCATAGTGATCTATTCAAACTTTAATCCATTCTCAAATTACCTGAAATCCGAAGGCATAAGGATCATCTTCATCATCAATAATGATTGTATTGTGTCCAAAGACTTTGGCCCATCCCTGAATACTCGGAATGATCGCTTTCTTTCCCATAAGCTCCGTTTCTTCTTCGATCCTTCCGGTAAACCTTGATCCAATATAACTTTCATGTATAAAATCCTCTCCTTTTTTCAACAATCCTTTGGCATGTAGTTGAGCCATTCTTGCTGAGGTACCCGTACCACACGGAGACCGGTCAATCGCCTTATCACCATAAAAGACAGCATTTCTTCCGGAGGAGGTCTTGTGAATGGTGTCTCCTGTCCATAACATATGGCTGACCCCATTTATAGATTCGTTCTCGGGATGTACAAAATAATCAGGGTAAAGCTCATTTATTCTGCTTCGAACAACCTGAGAATATTGTATGATTTGAGAAGCCTTAAAATCCTGGATCCCAGAATAATTTTTCTGAGGATCAACAATGGCGTAAAAATTTCCGCCATATCCAACATCAAAAACCAGTTCTCCCAATTCCGGGCAATCAACGGTCAGATTTTGAGCAGCGAGGTAACTTTTTACATTGGTTAATTTTACCCACTCCACTTTACCGCTATTTTCTTTATAAGTTATATCAACGAGCCCCGCAGGTGATTCCATACGCACTCGG
This DNA window, taken from Lutimonas zeaxanthinifaciens, encodes the following:
- a CDS encoding GNAT family N-acetyltransferase encodes the protein MAILSTERLVIEKVTLEDAPSLIKLMNDKDWIQNIGDRNIKTLEAAHEHIKERFFKSYEESDFGFYAVRLKNDKTFIGVAGLIHREGLDHVDIGYGFLPEYRGMGYAFEAAKSIFEYGLNDLKIEKILAIVNPTNKASIHLLEKLGLHYEKMIRLPDEDKDIMLFS
- a CDS encoding PepSY-associated TM helix domain-containing protein; the protein is MKKFTNRNIHRDFAYFYVGLLIAFSFSGIILNHRQDWYPMDYTYESVEVNIPLPDPVSSLDETYLKKAVLEWDKEVEFDSFRIRGDDLRIYFKDNVVADIDASSGKGILEYKKRTPFLGHTMYLHKTTNKFWIWYSDIFGAAMILIAVTGILIPSGKNGFKRRGWKLALAGLIFPLVFLFLLS
- a CDS encoding ornithine cyclodeaminase family protein, with product MGPTPFITDDFIESHTDFGQLINTLRSGFAEQGVETPMRHHHDYPNPKENIDSTLLLMPSWEAGKDLGVKIVSVNPNNGKYDLPSIQGTYLYLNAHTGTLNAIFDAKALTAKRTAAASALAASYLAHPEASTLLILGTGVLSANLIRAHATARPVNKVYVWGRNYDKAVQIAGLFDQDDVEVIPIKDYDSLIRECDIISTATLSKDPLVDGNKLRKGQHLDLVGAYKKGMREADDACVLRSSVFLDTYQGGLKESGDIVIPLQNGILKQEDIQADLFELCSGQHPGRKNSDEITFFKSVGHASEDLFGARYYFEQYKKR
- a CDS encoding proline racemase family protein → MKAKKTFDRIQQKKSYEPRSEWLQIKTIDMHTGGEPLRVITEGFPELKGNSVLEYRRYCKENLDHLRTALMFEPRGHADMYGCILTPPNDEEGDFGVIFLHNEGYSTMCGHAIIALTTLCVEMNWIQVKEGENEVKIDAPCGRINSYAKVKSGKVEGIRFHCVPSFVAGLDQTVEVNGIGIVTYDLAYGGAFYAYVDMAKNNFDFDLSKASYQKLIKTGMDIKKAVIKKDDSVAHPFEQDLSFLYGTIFTGESNHKHIDSRNVCIFADGEVDRCPTGSGVSGRMAIHYLRNEIKIGERMSIESITDSVFKGSVVEEIDFGPFKAVVPQVEGTAYITGMHTFVIDPDDAMKYGFILR
- a CDS encoding aminotransferase class III-fold pyridoxal phosphate-dependent enzyme; protein product: MNNTTYTDLLISTREAQKVLLELYGIQGKAQRLPGEYDMNFKITLKEGARYILKISRPDTDLDSLHFQQELLDHLKHSAADLKAPETFADLSGNSIAFYTDQNKKQRAVRLLSWIPGRIYNEVHPKNSSLRQSLGLCCGRLSAALENFEHPCAHRTFEWDLSNSLWTADHIEIFEPQERTIIEYFQKRFKSFQEEYQKLPRSVIHNDANDFNILVNEDLKEPQVRAVIDYGDSIYSQTINDLAVCCAYGIMNLNDPLSGAIDIVKGYHDGRVIQQKELSFVYDCIAMRLIITLTKSALNRIKEPDNVYLQISAKPAWELLRSWKEISPEFAHYSFRQACGYTGHPNENKFKKWSSGKKFELQNLFPSVPVKNCYNLDLSVSSKWLGHLSDFADFEYFEYKINRLQKKHPKKIIAGGYLEPRLVYNTEAYQKKGNERNENRTIHLGIDFWLSPGTPVHTLLDGEVIVAANDEGDKEYGGLVILKHRAEDFEFYSLYGHLSVKSATSLKPGELLRSGDRVGILGNYPENGNWPPHLHFEIMLSMLDFEFDFPGVAYQSEIKTWKSICPDPNLLFQIESLNPYQSEKNQDLIKFRQEFLGKGMSLSYEEPLHIVRGMGPYLIDQQGVMYLDTVNNVAHAGHEHPAVVKAGQEQMALLNTNTRYLHKNIIRATETLLSTFPPELCVVHFVNSGSEANELAIRMAKTVTGKQDIIASEMGYHGNTNTCIEISSYKFDGKGGAGCPEHTHIFPIPDKFRGKYRGKNAGEKYAREVNSIIEKLRAEEKSPAALIVEPIISCGGQVELPKNFLKHSYRSVRKAGGLCISDEVQVGCGRVGSSFWGFELYDVVPDIVTIGKPLGNGHPVAAVVCTRDVADKFANGMEYFNTFGGNPVSCAIANAVLKVVKNENLQKNALQTGDYLKEELTRLSQSYPILKDIRGQGLFLGIELTDENLNPLADKTKYLANRMKDKGILMSVDGPDHNVLKIKPPMVFSPENAKSLIDALSLVLGEDFIKL
- a CDS encoding YybH family protein → MKNIVLLLTVALLSSFNGIDTEDDKDAIRKVMADQLEAWNNYDLEGFMQGYWKSEELKFYGSNGVTYGWKNTLARYKKAYPSKDYSGTLKFVINDISKISKDAYYVMGEYHLERSVGNADGIFMIIFKKIKGEWKIISDTSC
- a CDS encoding aminopeptidase P family protein — translated: MRYQSIPSTVYKKNRKEFSKEMLPNSIALLASNDIQVTNADDSMGFAQNNDLLYLSGIDQEETILLLYPDAYKAENREILFIKETNEQIKIWEGDKLTAEQASALSGISRVEWVDDFEKILQLMAFEADGFYLGHNEHIKRVTKDMETRQDRLINWCRKKYPLHDYFRAAKITRSLRQIKTKEEVEMIKKAAKISIQGFERVLKKVEPGIKEYALEAELSYNLIKEGAQRHAFKPIVASGSNACALHYNDNDDVCKEGDMILMDFGVCYGNYNSDTTRCFPVNGKFSKRQKEVYSAVLRCLKTGSELLKPGIVPKDYEEQMAKLVEAELIGLGLISKEDVDKQDPDHPLYKKYFMHGTAHHIGLDVHDVGLYSRPFERGMVLTCEPGIYIAEEGIGCRLENDYLITIDGNINLTQEMPIEIEEIEKLMAKS
- a CDS encoding NAD(P)/FAD-dependent oxidoreductase; its protein translation is MKKCVVIGGGVIGLCTAYFLHKEGHEVTVLDQSDMDSGASYVNAGYISPSHIIPLSAPGVVKKGIQWMFDPASPFYVKPRLDTDFLRWAWAFNKSCTDSHVKKAIPAIRDISVFSHELYESIRKDPEFDFHFENKGLLMLCKTEKMLEEESKIVKMANDVNLAAQVLNLEELKNLEPHVDLDVIGATYFQCDAHSTPTEFMTNLKDYLMSKGVRIHHNEEVQDLELKNNRISAAITTRSRYEAEEFILAAGSWTAKIAEKAGVKILLQAGKGYRIDVNEETGISLPAILVESKVAVTPMNGFTRFAGTMEIARINDDVNQVRVKAIADAAADYYKGLAIDQKSLQKASSGLRPLSPDGLPFIGRTNDCPNLVLATGHAMMGWTMATGTGKLISEIISNRKSSIDLEPYNPSRKF
- a CDS encoding 4-hydroxyproline epimerase produces the protein MAKSIFKCIDGHTCGNPVRVITTGIPELKGNTMNEKRLHFMKDFDWIRKGLMYEPRGHDMMSGSILYPPHDPENDFSILFVETSGCLPMCGHGTIGTITIGIEEGLIRPKTPGRVRMESPAGLVDITYKENSGKVEWVKLTNVKSYLAAQNLTVDCPELGELVFDVGYGGNFYAIVDPQKNYSGIQDFKASQIIQYSQVVRSRINELYPDYFVHPENESINGVSHMLWTGDTIHKTSSGRNAVFYGDKAIDRSPCGTGTSARMAQLHAKGLLKKGEDFIHESYIGSRFTGRIEEETELMGKKAIIPSIQGWAKVFGHNTIIIDDEDDPYAFGFQVI